The following DNA comes from Thermococcus piezophilus.
AGTTGAAGTGGTAGAAAGAAGGAGGTTTTTCTGGAACAAGACCATACTACCAAAACACCGTTATTTCATCAGGATTCACGAGGCCTATTTTAAGAGTAGTCTCGTTGCTGATGTCCTCCGCGAGGTGGTGGAGGTAGTTGAAAAGAAAAAGTGAGTATATCATCTGGAGTGGTGCAAAGCGACCGTTTTGTAGCGGACAAACCCCTCACAGAGTTGTTCCACAACAGTCGTTTCTTTTCCAGAACTCCTTATGAGACAAAATCCAACACTGACAGTTTGTCCCGTAGAGGGGCAAACGGCCTATAAGCACTTGTCTACGCACCCGCACGAGGTGTTTGTAATGGCCGTATTCGCTTATCTGAGGGTTAGCACGAGTGAACATTAAATCAACAGCCAGAAATGACATATCCTAAGAATCTCAGCGCGGTTATCTCTTTTGTGAGTTTAGTAAATTAGCGGCTCGGCCAGTATGCCCTTCATCATGGCATGCCCGATTCAGCCACTCCGGAGTTTGTCATCGCCAGAGTTTCATTTGCCAGGGAATTGATAAAGGTGCCGCAACTTCTGGGGTAGTAGTTGTAAGAGGAAAGTTGAGAAGAACAGAGAAAGGAGCTCAGGCGTTCTCTCTCTGCTCTTCCCTCTTCTTCGTCAGGTACTCGTGTATCGCCTTTGCAGCCCTTTTTCCGTCACCCATGGCGAGAATAACCGTTGCTTCGCCCCTTATCGCGTCTCCACCGGCGAAGACTCCAGGAATACTCGTCATGAGGTTCTCGTCGACCACTATCTTTCCGCGCTCGACCTCTAAATCAGGCGTGTTAACGATGAGTCTGTTTGGGTGCTTTCCAATGGCTATGATAACCGTATCGGCCTCAAACGTCACGTACTCACCCGTTGGGACTATCTTCCTCTTGCCCCTGGCATCGCGCTCGTTCAAGGGCTGCATCTTCTCGAACTTGACAGCTTTTACCCTGCCGTTCTCACCTATGAACTCCACTGGGTTAACGAAGTACGAGAACTCTATGCCCTCCTCTTTGGCGTGCTCGACTTCCTCGACACGGGCGCTGACGTCTTCTGGGCCGCGGCGGTAGGCTATGGTGACCTCGGCGCCGAGCCTCCTCGCGGTTCTCGCCGCGTCCATAGCTGTGTTTCCAGCACCTATGACGACCACCTTCTTCCCTATCTTAACCGGTGTGTCGTATTCTGGGAAGAGATATGCCTTCATGAGGTTGACCCTGGTCAGGAACTCGTTGGCGGTGTAGATGCCGTTGAGGTTTATTCCGGGAGCGTTGACGAGCTTCGGCGTTCCAGCACCGGAGCCGATGAAGACCGCGTCGTACTCCTGGAGGAGCTCCTCAATCGTCACCGTCTTTCCGACGACGTGGTCGGTGAGTATCTGGACGCCGAGCTTTTCGAGCTTTTCAATCTCGCTCTGGACTATCTCCTTGGGCAGCCTGAACTCGGGAATTCCGTACATGAGGACTCCGCCCGCCTCGTGGAGGGCCTCGTAGATAGTGACGTCGTAGCCGAGCTTTGCCAGCTCGCCGGCGGCGGTGAGACCAGCTGGACCAGCTCCGATTATGGCAACCCTCTGGCCCTTCTTCTCTATCCTAGGCACTATTTCGAAAAGCAGCTCCTCGTCGATGCCGTGCTCGCGGGCGTAGTCTGCCACGAAGCGCTCCAGCTTGCCGATGTTTATCTTGTCGCCAACCTTGCCCATCACACAGTTCATCTCACACTGCTCCTCCTGCGGGCAGACCCTACCTGTGGTCGCCGGGAGTGAGTTGCAGGCCCAGATTACGTTGAGAGCCTCTTTGACGGCCCTATCAGGATCATCACGGTACTCAACGAGCTTGCTTATGAATCCTGGAATGTCGATGTGAACAGGACATCCCTTGATACAGGGGGCATAGTTGTATGGACACTGAAGGCAGCGCTCGGCCTCCTTAACAGCCAGCTCGAAGGTGTAGCCGAGATTGACTTCTTTGAATGAGTTTATCCTCTCCCCAACTGGGAGCTCGGGAGTGGGAACGCGCTCTTTGATGAGCTTCCTCTTAACGGCCATCACTGAGCACCTCCCTGGAAGGCCTTCATATACTCCTGCATGGCCCTCATCTCGAGGTCGGTGTAGTAGCCGCTCCTCGCTATGAGCTCGTCCCAGTTGACCTGGTAGGCGTCGAATTCGGGCCCGTCAACGCAGGCGAACTTTATCTCACCGCCGACGGTTACCCTGCAAGCACCACACATGCCAGTTCCATCAACCATAATCGGGTGCAGGTCAACGCTCATTGGGAGGCCAAACTCCTTAACGACCTCAAAGACTGCCTTCTGGTCTCCAGTAGGACCGACCATGAATACCAGGTCGAAGTCCTCCTTTTCGAGCATCTCGCGGACCTTCTCGGTGAGCCTCTTGGTGACGTTTTTCATGTTGGCTGGGAAGTCAAGGTTCGGGTCTATTGGAACAGGCTCAACCATGTGCCTCCCAACGACCTTTTCGAGCTCGTCCTTGAGGACGACCATCGGTTCAAAGGTAACGTTAAGGGTCGTAACGTCGTTTCCAAGCTCCTGCCAGGCCTTGGCTATTGGGAAGACCTCGACTATTCCAGTGTAGGCACCGATAGCAAGTATTTTACCGAACTTTTCCATGGGAGCCGGATTTCCGAGCGGCCCGGCTATGTTGAGTATCTCGTCGCCCTCCCTAAGCTCAAAGGCCATCCTCATTGTTGTCCTTCCCCTGGTGAAGACAATGAGAACCACCCATCCCTCTTGAGGGTTCCACATGACCGGAGTGAGGGGAATTCTCTCCCCGTTCTTAAAGGCTCTGACTATGACGAACTGCCCCGGCTCGACCTTCTTGGCCACATGGGGGGCGTGAATTTTATACCAAGTGTTGCGCATGGCGATTTCCCTCTTCTCGAGGATTTTATACACAATGAACACCTCCATACATGTGGTCAGATTTGGACATCAAAGAGGTTTACAACTCTGAGTGTTTATAAATCTGTTGTTAACTTTTGGTTATCAACCCCGAAATAATTTCGAACTCTGGGAGATATTCACGAGAATTGGCCGTTTTAGAATGGACAGTCTCGAATACAAGCCGTCCAAAGAATAGAAGACAATAGTGGCTCAGAGCTTTCTCAGGAAGGTTATGTATCCAGTATGCGCCAGCATCCTGGTTTTCGGGCGCATGCAGTCCTTCTTAACCTCCTGCTCCCTGACGAGGACTTCAACGGTCCTCGGCCTGTAGAAGTGCTTCCGGTACTCCTGAAGTGCAATATAGAACCGGTGAACCTGATTCATGCACGGCGTGTAAGCCACGAAGTATCCGCCGGGCTTAAGGGCTTTGACTGCGTGTGGAAGAACGTTCTCTGGCTGTGGGAGGTCGAGGACGATGTGGTCAACGTTTTCCTCGTCTATCCCTTCGTAGATATTTTTGAGCTTTATCGTGACCCTGTCGTCGAAGCCCACCCACCTGATGTTGCGCTCGGCTATCTTCGCGAAGTCTTCTCTGATCTCGTAGCTGATGACTCGTCCGGTGGGGCCAACGATGTTGGCGAGAAAGATGGTTAAAGCTCCACTACCGACGCCAGCCTCGACGATCGTATCCCCCGGCGAAATTCCCGCGTAGGCGACTATTATTCCGGCGTCCTTCGGGTGGACTATCTGCGGCCCGCGCTTCATCTTCTCGATGTAGTCTATTATGCTCGGCCTGAGGATGAGGAACTCCTCGCCCTTGTGGCTGGTTATCTTCTCACCGTAATCCTTCTCAAGGAGCTCCTCGAGGTTGATTATACCAAGATCCGTATGAAACTCCTTCTTCTCAACCGTCAGAAGGTACCCCTTCCCCCTCATATCTATTAGCAATACCTTATCCCCCTCCTGTAGCAAACGCCTCACCTTCCTTTTTTATAATTAAACCTTCCTTGGAAATGTAGAAGACTATCGACGAGACTTCCTCAAGCATCGCAAGATGCTCGGGACTTAAAATGTCCACATTAACAAAGTGAATCCCGATCCAGTCTTCCATTGGGATTGTACTGATGCTTGTGAGTATCGCTTTCATTGCTTCATCGCCTCCAAAGCGTATGTACTGGGCCAGGCCGAATGTCAGGACGTAATCTGGTTTGGCTGGGCAGTTCGCCATCCTGTTAACAACCATGTGGTAGTTCTTGAAGAAACCGTGGGAATCATAAACTGGTACCACTTCCTCTATTACCTCGCCGTAACTGGCCGAGCCAGGGCCAACTTTGACAATCTTGATTTTTTTGATGATTTCAATGATTTTGGAATATTCCCTGCCGGATATTCTGCGAATGTAGTTCCTGAACATGAGGTCTCCCACTCCAAAGAAGTCACCTATAACAACTACCCCCCTATCCACGAGCATAGGGATGAGCAATCCCCACGAAAACTCCTCAACTGGATACACCGAAGGATATTCTACCATAACGATGTCGCCCTTTTGGACCTTCCCGAAGAGATAAGTCTCAAAGTCGGTGGTGTCCATATCAGCTCACCAAAAGGGTTTTTAACTACTCCTCTTTTAAACCTTTTAGGTGGAAGAAATGAGAAAGTTTGTGGTGTGGCCCAACGAGCTCGATGCACGGCTCAGCAGGAAATACGGGCGCGCCGTTGGCAAGAGCTTTGCTGTCGATGGGCCCACGATTCGGGAAATCATCAATGCCGCAGAAAGTCTTGGGATGAAAATCATTGAGGTCGACGAGAACAAGCTCAATCCAAAGCTGGCAGGGCTCGATGAAGAGTACAGAAGGCGTGGAATGGTCAGGATAGAAAGCAAACACCCCAAGGGTAAGAGTCTCAAGATGATATGTCAGAAAATCGGAGAAATCAGGAGAACTCACTCTAAGGGCAAGAAGTCCAAATCCAAGAGGAGAAAAAGGTAGTCACTCCTCTTCTTTCATTTCTACGACGATAGCGGTCGTTGTATCAATTACCCCATCGATGTTATGGATGTCATGGAGTATTTTTCTGGTCAGCTCCCCGAGGTCCTTGGCCTCGATGTGGACTATCGCATCGTAGGGCCCGGTGACTGCATCGGCCTTGGTGACCCCAGGAATCTGCTTAAGGGCCTCTATGACGCTTTCTACTTTTCCAATCTCAACAGTCAATAAAACGTACGACCTAACCATTTTTTCACCACCGGGGAAAGGTTTTCGTTTTTATTTACTCTCACACATCATTTAAGCTTTTCGTAGTTTTTCAGGGCGCCCCTGCTGCGAATTTAAACCCAATGAGAGTTAATAACCAATGGTACATTAAAAGGGCGACCAGAGCACTAATATACCCATCGAAAGATTTATTACTCACCCGATTGTAGGAGACTATGTCCTCAATGAACAGAAGGGTATTTAGTGAAGGCAAGGGTGCAATAACCCCGCTGGTTGTTTTTTGGTGGTTTTTTCAGTAGTGGTCAGCGACTCTGAGAACACAACGACATCCACCGCTGAAACCCCGACCCAGAGCTCACCGACGACGGGCACACAGACCGAAACCGGCACCTCCACGCAGAGCGGTTCTCAAACCTCAGCCCGGGGTGGGCCCGTCATCATAGAAATGGACAAGGTGTATGTGATAGTCACTGACAAGAGCGTCATCATTGTTGGCCCGAAGGGCGAGAAGCCGACCGTCGAGCTTCCCGAAGGAAAGAAGGTTATAACCGTCAGCTACGTCGTCGATGAAGCCAACACGCCGGACGTCAAGACCCTCAGGGAGAATGGCTAGGATTCGGTGCGATTAATCCAGCGTTCTTCCGCGATGAGCACGTTGATGCCCTCGTCGTCACCGCGAGGAGGGAAACCGAACCGACGATAAGAACCGAGCTCTTTAAGGCGTTCTACATCCTCGGAAACAAGTTCGTTCCTGAGGTCATTCTCGGCCAGAATATACAGCTCCGCGTCTACTGGGACTGGGTCAAGGGACGCTATTACCACCCGACCCTCGCCGAGCGCTACGACCTCCTCACCGAGGACACGAACGCTCCGGTTGTTATGATAGGCATCAAGGACTGCACCAACGATCCTGAGACCTACGTCATAGCCACCGCGGGTGGCCGGAGAGCTTTGACCCGGCCATGACCTACGAGACCTTCGGCTGGCAGATATGGCACGAGATAGGCGACACCCTCGTCACCTACTGGAAAGAGGAGACCGAGGAGGCCAGCCAGGACCTCGCCGTCGCCTGGGCCCACAACAAGGACGGTATCGAGTGGTATTTCCTCATAATGGACGGCGTCAATGCCTACGACCCGTGGAACGACAAGACCTACCTGATTGACGCCACCGACGTTGCCTTCACCTTCCTCCGCGTTGAGAGGCTCGGCCACAGCGTCAGCTGGATGGTGAGCAGCT
Coding sequences within:
- a CDS encoding Lrp/AsnC family transcriptional regulator; this translates as MVRSYVLLTVEIGKVESVIEALKQIPGVTKADAVTGPYDAIVHIEAKDLGELTRKILHDIHNIDGVIDTTTAIVVEMKEEE
- a CDS encoding tRNA (adenine-N1)-methyltransferase is translated as MLQEGDKVLLIDMRGKGYLLTVEKKEFHTDLGIINLEELLEKDYGEKITSHKGEEFLILRPSIIDYIEKMKRGPQIVHPKDAGIIVAYAGISPGDTIVEAGVGSGALTIFLANIVGPTGRVISYEIREDFAKIAERNIRWVGFDDRVTIKLKNIYEGIDEENVDHIVLDLPQPENVLPHAVKALKPGGYFVAYTPCMNQVHRFYIALQEYRKHFYRPRTVEVLVREQEVKKDCMRPKTRMLAHTGYITFLRKL
- a CDS encoding signal recognition particle protein Srp19, yielding MRKFVVWPNELDARLSRKYGRAVGKSFAVDGPTIREIINAAESLGMKIIEVDENKLNPKLAGLDEEYRRRGMVRIESKHPKGKSLKMICQKIGEIRRTHSKGKKSKSKRRKR
- a CDS encoding sulfide/dihydroorotate dehydrogenase-like FAD/NAD-binding protein translates to MYKILEKREIAMRNTWYKIHAPHVAKKVEPGQFVIVRAFKNGERIPLTPVMWNPQEGWVVLIVFTRGRTTMRMAFELREGDEILNIAGPLGNPAPMEKFGKILAIGAYTGIVEVFPIAKAWQELGNDVTTLNVTFEPMVVLKDELEKVVGRHMVEPVPIDPNLDFPANMKNVTKRLTEKVREMLEKEDFDLVFMVGPTGDQKAVFEVVKEFGLPMSVDLHPIMVDGTGMCGACRVTVGGEIKFACVDGPEFDAYQVNWDELIARSGYYTDLEMRAMQEYMKAFQGGAQ
- a CDS encoding DUF257 family protein, which codes for MDTTDFETYLFGKVQKGDIVMVEYPSVYPVEEFSWGLLIPMLVDRGVVVIGDFFGVGDLMFRNYIRRISGREYSKIIEIIKKIKIVKVGPGSASYGEVIEEVVPVYDSHGFFKNYHMVVNRMANCPAKPDYVLTFGLAQYIRFGGDEAMKAILTSISTIPMEDWIGIHFVNVDILSPEHLAMLEEVSSIVFYISKEGLIIKKEGEAFATGGG
- the gltA gene encoding NADPH-dependent glutamate synthase codes for the protein MAVKRKLIKERVPTPELPVGERINSFKEVNLGYTFELAVKEAERCLQCPYNYAPCIKGCPVHIDIPGFISKLVEYRDDPDRAVKEALNVIWACNSLPATTGRVCPQEEQCEMNCVMGKVGDKINIGKLERFVADYAREHGIDEELLFEIVPRIEKKGQRVAIIGAGPAGLTAAGELAKLGYDVTIYEALHEAGGVLMYGIPEFRLPKEIVQSEIEKLEKLGVQILTDHVVGKTVTIEELLQEYDAVFIGSGAGTPKLVNAPGINLNGIYTANEFLTRVNLMKAYLFPEYDTPVKIGKKVVVIGAGNTAMDAARTARRLGAEVTIAYRRGPEDVSARVEEVEHAKEEGIEFSYFVNPVEFIGENGRVKAVKFEKMQPLNERDARGKRKIVPTGEYVTFEADTVIIAIGKHPNRLIVNTPDLEVERGKIVVDENLMTSIPGVFAGGDAIRGEATVILAMGDGKRAAKAIHEYLTKKREEQRENA